Proteins from a genomic interval of Acinonyx jubatus isolate Ajub_Pintada_27869175 chromosome B4, VMU_Ajub_asm_v1.0, whole genome shotgun sequence:
- the RESF1 gene encoding retroelement silencing factor 1 isoform X2 translates to MNWNAKPENVTLPPHYPKKPSSFLEQALINTFNTTSQSSLSYPGSNQEACMFLGNSNPVSQPLLNMRNYTAPQQIPISDIHTGTVVASQTSVERITYANVKGSKQLNHNLQMSSGVTQNVWLNSPMKNSVHSHTGATVSHQTSFGTNTPNVHALQNQFVTSDTCSVQLQMIPSNSPRVPVTYQWTPRLNPSVSERQVDWAQQYTSSGLTYPDYRPLPKQYSYTSRSSLQDPSLQKQNPMPSASLQIKNSHPPDPPQTLQSKQTATVHSYRYAVPQTDKRPPPPYDCRYASQPLQSTQHVIKQASVEVPQSQEMHLPEMRKDFSRSFQQHWQNLNENVSTVGNSCNLKVNSSVIQPFNELVRSSVDGVQTLGQNNQERRTDSCDLTSNQVLDTSVTKEKLVRDIKTLVEIKKKFSELARKIKINKNLLMAAGCIKTTDTSYSELAPNSGLSLKQTAQIRSGPQVTLVTPENKPPTVMESAKETNRAYSTMNSNIQDPNCGNFNQVNSVLLNSVCSEKFPMPDQLQDLKVRTSLKASAVEITQATLNNTQISSGNVSVELNVPTNSETTYVPQSASFEEYVSKYPNKNTLILSLLTCRDKPQEKLFKNASETVQGSKPHSYEVNPSTQITGNQLNLKTVEAPSTCNTNAKILDNSFCLEHKSSTSGMPSKSDSHFSMELLATCLSLWKKQPSEPTEEKQCNESRKNRTAVGVSKPVETCDKSPFSVVGNSQNKVLNSSQETTLSMVVQNSESSGTTNTKGTELQVAVVSPLILSDVKTLSVKGITPEALSETMYPVIKEGSVCSLQNQLAENTSITAALKANVDEPVAGATTDTKMFLPIQKEEQNESTNAADTPHGNQGKHIKSEPDTHYTVSEQQASYKPRKSDIASGDILHIENICSLVEGDTSYNSQIAEIFNLPPLKRVEPQKSSLPKQQVISSGQQKEHTDNVTENKDFGFQSDNFLKCTDVSHKITDQAESPQPPESSLKHVKANSGILEESDLEHITKKESMANDMCSSAAIQQGSCPQEADAVCSYTAQDPTRNEILNDKASILYLHDQLSELLKEFPYGIEAVNTHEGSVAQQITNQIPKGQTCDKTGCDSKDSTDQIQITILNSEQMKELFPEHEDQLCEVDKLGEHQKEEPVNKEGGQCDPQTDTDEKSHDSITDSEKDDVRCCALGWLSMVYEGVPQCPCNSIKNSASEKEGEDKCSPLKVNSCKQGEKTDRNAPVECNSPLNNNPEIPLTCPDTKNHLPEIEESKNINKPKTKHHKSLRTEQELSGQFLSKGDKKLDSLQSHKRKGKLKFHEITFHSSNKMTKFSQESLHQKLMAQNLRPLKPKVGFLTNKNKDLCMKNGSLVQSVSPEKIKLKAGGLRQKVLEKRKLDDGGILDSKIKRKKYDKREHNKNMGDGTFKLCNFLSLANERARVKEKTVSNAKSSGSKDVSSKMSRVLTPKEYLQRQKHKEAMGSNTSKKSHVRNVTCDSQYMKSSKLFMQAGSCGKSNERHNSVQASKESLNTSLSHAKNLKFHHSEESKMCISRNVKGIVGGKQLDKMWIDKTRVDKNLNSIDSEVEFSQMSPQSKDQRKLYLNRVAFKCTERESICLTKLDSSPMKLNKERRPENKPQSFLPVKDATERPNMLEFKLCPDGLIKNTNSDDNRKDLQPCPSKEQAPVQGLV, encoded by the coding sequence ATGAATTGGAATGCAAAACCAGAGAATGTCACCTTACCACCACATTATCCTAAAAAGCCGTCATCTTTTTTGGAGCAggctttaataaatacatttaacacAACATCTCAAAGTTCTTTAAGCTATCCTGGAAGTAACCAAGAAGCATGTATGTTTCTTGGAAATTCAAATCCAGTTTCACAGCCACTGCTAAACATGAGAAATTATACAGCTCCTCAGCAAATCCCTATTTCTGATATACATACCGGGACAGTTGTGGCCTCACAAACGTCAGTAGAAAGAATAACATATGCAAATGTTAAAGGATCCAAACAACTAAATCACAATTTGCAGATGTCTTCAGGCGTTACCCAAAATGTATGGTTGAACTCACCAATGAAGAATTCTGTGCATTCTCATACAGGGGCAACTGTATCTCATCAAACTAGTTTTGGAACTAATACACCTAATGTACATGCACTACAGAATCAATTTGTAACTTCAGATACCTGTTCTGTGCAACTACAAATGATCCCCTCCAATTCTCCAAGAGTTCCTGTAACTTATCAGTGGACCCCAAGACTTAACCCATCTGTATCAGAACGACAGGTTGACTGGGCGCAACAGTATACATCCAGTGGACTGACTTATCCAGATTACAGACCACTTCCAAAGCAATATAGTTACACATCACGAAGCTCTTTGCAAGATCCTTCCCTTCAGAAACAAAACCCTATGCCATCTGCAtcattgcaaattaaaaatagtcaCCCTCCAGATCCTCCACAGACTTTACAGTCAAAGCAGACTGCAACTGTACATTCCTATCGATACGCAGTTCCTCAAACTGACAAAAGGCCTCCTCCTCCTTATGACTGTAGATACGCAAGCCAGCCTTTGCAAAGTACTCAGCATGTTATTAAACAGGCTTCTGTGGAAGTTCCTCAGAGTCAAGAAATGCACTTACCTGAAATGAGGAAAGACTTTTCTAGAAGTTTTCAACAGCATTGGCAAAACCTTAATGAAAATGTCAGCACAGTTGGAAATTCCTGTAACTTGAAAGTAAATAGCAGTGTCATTCAGCCTTTTAATGAACTTGTTAGATCTTCTGTGGATGGTGTTCAGACTCTTGGTCAAAATAATCAAGAGAGGAGAACAGACTCTTGTGATCTAACTTCAAATCAAGTATTGGACACAAGTGTCACAAAAGAAAAGTTAGTGAGGGATATTAAAAcattagtagaaataaaaaagaagttttcGGAACTTGCAAGGAAAATCAAgattaataaaaatcttttgatGGCAGCAGGTTGTATTAAAACAACTGATACCTCTTATAGTGAATTAGCCCCAAATTCTGGATTGTCTCTGAAACAAACTGCCCAAATCCGGTCTGGACCACAGGTAACCCTAGTGACTCCAGAGAATAAACCACCAACAGTAATGGAatctgcaaaagaaacaaatagagcATACAGTACAATGAACTCCAACATTCAGGACCCCAATTGTGGAAATTTTAACCAAGTGAATTCTGTTTTACTAAATTCTGTCTGTTCAGAAAAGTTTCCAATGCCAGACCAGTTACAAGATTTGAAAGTTAGGACTTCTTTAAAGGCATCGGCTGTTGAGATTACTCAGGCAACCTTAAATAACACCCAGATTTCATCAGGAAATGTCAGTGTTGAACTAAATGTGCCAACAAATTCTGAAACAACTTACGTTCCTCAGTCTGCGTCCTTTGAGGAATATGTttcaaaatatccaaataaaaatacGCTAATTCTCAGTTTACTTACATGTAGAGATAAACCTCAGGAGAAGTTGTTTAAAAATGCTAGCGAAACTGTTCAGGGTTCTAAACCCCATAGTTATGAAGTTAATCCAAGTACCCAAATCACTGGTAACCAGCTAAATTTGAAAACAGTGGAAGCTCCAAGTACTTGTAACACAAATGCCAAGATTTTAGATAACTCTTTTTGCCTTGAGCATAAATCCTCAACAAGTGGAATGCCTTCTAAAAGTGACAGTCACTTTTCTATGGAATTGCTAGCAACATGTCTTTCTCTGTGGAAAAAGCAACCTTCAGAACCTACCGAAGAAAAACAGTGTAATGagtcaagaaaaaatagaacagcAGTTGGAGTTTCCAAGCCTGTGGAAACCTGTGATAAGAGTCCATTTTCAGTTGTGGGAAATTCTCAGAATAAGGTGTTAAACAGCTCACAAGAAACAACTTTGTCAATGGTAGTACAGAATTCTGAGTCTTCAGGCACAACCAACACAAAAGGAACAGAACTTCAGGTTGCTGTAGTGTCACCACTAATTCTTTCAGATGTCAAAACCTTGTCTGTCAAAGGAATAACACCTGAAGCTTTATCTGAAACAATGTATCCAGTTATTAAAGAAGGCAGTGTTTGTAGCTTACAGAATCAGTTGGCAGAAAATACAAGTATTACTGCTGCTTTGAAAGCTAATGTTGATGAACCCGTAGCAGGTGCTACAACAGACACCAAGATGTTCTTGCCAATTCAGAAGGAAGAGCAAAATGAGTCAACTAATGCAGCAGACACACCTCATGGCAATCAAGGAAAGCATATCAAATCAGAACCAGATACCCATTATACTGTGAGTGAACAGCAAGCTTCATACAAGCCAAGGAAAAGTGATATTGCTAGCGGTGATATATTACATATTGAGAATATTTGTTCTCTTGTTGAAGGTGATACATCTTATAATTCCCAAATAGCGGAGATATTCAACTTGCCGCCTTTGAAAAGAGTTGAGCCACAGAAATCTTCTCTCCCTAAGCAACAGGTGATTAGTAGTggacaacaaaaagaacataCAGACAATGTCACTGAAAATAAAGACTTTGGTTTTCAaagtgataattttttaaagtgcacagATGTTTCACATAAAATAACTGACCAGGCAGAATCACCTCAACCTCCAGAATCATCTTTGAAGCATGTTAAAGCAAATAGTGGAATTTTAGAGGAAAGTGATTTGGAACATATCACTAAAAAAGAAAGCATGGCTAATGATATGTGTTCATCGGCAGCTATCCAACAGGGCAGTTGCCCTCAGGAAGCTGATGCAGTTTGCAGTTACACTGCCCAAGATCCTACAAGAAATGAGATTCTTAATGATAAGGCATCCATCTTATACCTACATGATCAGCTGtcagaacttttaaaagaatttcccTATGGCATTGAAGCTGTGAACACACATGAAGGTTCTGTGGCCCAACAAATAACAAACCAAATCCCAAAAGGTCAAACTTGTGATAAAACTGGTTGTGACTCCAAAGACTCAACAGACCAAATACAAATTACAATATTAAACTCAGAGCAAATGAAAGAATTATTTCCTGAACATGAAGATCAACTCTGTGAGGTAGACAAGTTGGGAGAACATCAGAAAGAAGAACCTGTAAACAAAGAAGGGGGCCAGTGTGACCCACAAACAGATACAGATGAAAAGAGTCATGATTCTATAACGGATTCAGAGAAAGATGATGTCCGTTGCTGTGCATTGGGATGGCTATCTATGGTTTATGAAGGAGTACCCCAGTGCCCGTGCAATTCCATCAAGAACTCAGcttcagagaaagaaggggaagataAATGTTCTCCTTTGAAGGTCAACAGTTGTAAACAAGGAGAGAAAACTGATAGAAATGCCCCTGTTGAATGTAATAGTCCTCTAAATAACAATCCGGAGATTCCTTTGACTTGTCCAGATACAAAAAATCATCTTCCTGaaatagaagaaagcaaaaatataaataagcccaaaacaaaacatcacaAATCACTGAGGACAGAACAAGAATTATCAGGTCAGTTTTTATCTAAAGGTGATAAAAAACTAGATTCCTTGCAAAgtcacaaaaggaaaggaaaactgaagTTTCATGAGATAACTTTTCATAgcagtaataaaatgacaaaattttctcAAGAGAGCCTGCACCAGAAGCTCATGGCACAAAACTTACGTCCACTAAAACCAAAGGTGGGttttttgacaaataaaaataaagatctgtGTATGAAGAATGGTTCTTTGGTACAGTCAGTAtccccagagaaaataaaattgaaagcagGTGGCTTGAGAcaaaaagttttggaaaaaaGGAAGTTAGATGATGGGGGCATACTTGATTCaaagataaagaggaagaaatatgaTAAACGAGAGCATAATAAAAATATGGGAGATGGTACATTTAAGTTGTGTAATTTTTTGTCACTCGCAAATGAAAGAGCCAGAGTTAAAGAAAAGACAGTATCAAATGCTAAGTCCTCAGGCTCCAAGGATGTTTCATCCAAAATGAGTAGAGTTCTGACACCGAAGGAGTATTTACAAAGGCAGAAGCACAAAGAAGCGATGGGTAGCAACACATCAAAGAAAAGCCACGTGAGAAATGTAACGTGTGATTCTCAGTACATGAAGTCCAGTAAACTTTTCATGCAAGCAGGGAGTTGTGGGAAATCAAATGAGAGACACAATAGTGTACAGGCTTCTAAAGAATCATTAAATACTTCTTTAAGCCATGCTAAAAACCTCAAATTTCACCACTCTGAGGAGtctaaaatgtgtatttcaagGAATGTTAAAGGGATAGTTGGTGGAAAGCAACTTGATAAAATGTGGATTGATAAAACCAGAGTAGACAAAAATTTGAACAGTATAGACAGTGAAGTTGAATTCAGCCAAATGTCTCCCCAATCAAAGGATCAAAGGAAACTATATCTGAACAGAGTTGCATTTAAATGCACGGAACGTGAGAGCATTTGTCTCACAAAATTAGACAGTTCGCCCATGAAGCTTAATAAAGAGAGGAGACCAGAAAATAAACCTCAGAGCTTCTTACCTGTGAAAGATGCCACAGAAAGACCAAACATGCTGGAGTTTAAATTATGTCCAGATGGACTGATTAAGAATACAAATTCTGATGACAACCGGAAGGATCTGCAGCCTTGTCCTAGCAAGGAGCAAGCACCTGTGCAAGGTCTGGTATGA
- the RESF1 gene encoding retroelement silencing factor 1 isoform X1: protein MNWNAKPENVTLPPHYPKKPSSFLEQALINTFNTTSQSSLSYPGSNQEACMFLGNSNPVSQPLLNMRNYTAPQQIPISDIHTGTVVASQTSVERITYANVKGSKQLNHNLQMSSGVTQNVWLNSPMKNSVHSHTGATVSHQTSFGTNTPNVHALQNQFVTSDTCSVQLQMIPSNSPRVPVTYQWTPRLNPSVSERQVDWAQQYTSSGLTYPDYRPLPKQYSYTSRSSLQDPSLQKQNPMPSASLQIKNSHPPDPPQTLQSKQTATVHSYRYAVPQTDKRPPPPYDCRYASQPLQSTQHVIKQASVEVPQSQEMHLPEMRKDFSRSFQQHWQNLNENVSTVGNSCNLKVNSSVIQPFNELVRSSVDGVQTLGQNNQERRTDSCDLTSNQVLDTSVTKEKLVRDIKTLVEIKKKFSELARKIKINKNLLMAAGCIKTTDTSYSELAPNSGLSLKQTAQIRSGPQVTLVTPENKPPTVMESAKETNRAYSTMNSNIQDPNCGNFNQVNSVLLNSVCSEKFPMPDQLQDLKVRTSLKASAVEITQATLNNTQISSGNVSVELNVPTNSETTYVPQSASFEEYVSKYPNKNTLILSLLTCRDKPQEKLFKNASETVQGSKPHSYEVNPSTQITGNQLNLKTVEAPSTCNTNAKILDNSFCLEHKSSTSGMPSKSDSHFSMELLATCLSLWKKQPSEPTEEKQCNESRKNRTAVGVSKPVETCDKSPFSVVGNSQNKVLNSSQETTLSMVVQNSESSGTTNTKGTELQVAVVSPLILSDVKTLSVKGITPEALSETMYPVIKEGSVCSLQNQLAENTSITAALKANVDEPVAGATTDTKMFLPIQKEEQNESTNAADTPHGNQGKHIKSEPDTHYTVSEQQASYKPRKSDIASGDILHIENICSLVEGDTSYNSQIAEIFNLPPLKRVEPQKSSLPKQQVISSGQQKEHTDNVTENKDFGFQSDNFLKCTDVSHKITDQAESPQPPESSLKHVKANSGILEESDLEHITKKESMANDMCSSAAIQQGSCPQEADAVCSYTAQDPTRNEILNDKASILYLHDQLSELLKEFPYGIEAVNTHEGSVAQQITNQIPKGQTCDKTGCDSKDSTDQIQITILNSEQMKELFPEHEDQLCEVDKLGEHQKEEPVNKEGGQCDPQTDTDEKSHDSITDSEKDDVRCCALGWLSMVYEGVPQCPCNSIKNSASEKEGEDKCSPLKVNSCKQGEKTDRNAPVECNSPLNNNPEIPLTCPDTKNHLPEIEESKNINKPKTKHHKSLRTEQELSGQFLSKGDKKLDSLQSHKRKGKLKFHEITFHSSNKMTKFSQESLHQKLMAQNLRPLKPKVGFLTNKNKDLCMKNGSLVQSVSPEKIKLKAGGLRQKVLEKRKLDDGGILDSKIKRKKYDKREHNKNMGDGTFKLCNFLSLANERARVKEKTVSNAKSSGSKDVSSKMSRVLTPKEYLQRQKHKEAMGSNTSKKSHVRNVTCDSQYMKSSKLFMQAGSCGKSNERHNSVQASKESLNTSLSHAKNLKFHHSEESKMCISRNVKGIVGGKQLDKMWIDKTRVDKNLNSIDSEVEFSQMSPQSKDQRKLYLNRVAFKCTERESICLTKLDSSPMKLNKERRPENKPQSFLPVKDATERPNMLEFKLCPDGLIKNTNSDDNRKDLQPCPSKEQAPVQVSGIKSTKEDWLRGVTEEKRMPEANQKIDDNVLANARLSKRSFSADGFETLQNPAKDSKAMFQTYKKMYMEKRSRSLGSSPLK from the exons ATGAATTGGAATGCAAAACCAGAGAATGTCACCTTACCACCACATTATCCTAAAAAGCCGTCATCTTTTTTGGAGCAggctttaataaatacatttaacacAACATCTCAAAGTTCTTTAAGCTATCCTGGAAGTAACCAAGAAGCATGTATGTTTCTTGGAAATTCAAATCCAGTTTCACAGCCACTGCTAAACATGAGAAATTATACAGCTCCTCAGCAAATCCCTATTTCTGATATACATACCGGGACAGTTGTGGCCTCACAAACGTCAGTAGAAAGAATAACATATGCAAATGTTAAAGGATCCAAACAACTAAATCACAATTTGCAGATGTCTTCAGGCGTTACCCAAAATGTATGGTTGAACTCACCAATGAAGAATTCTGTGCATTCTCATACAGGGGCAACTGTATCTCATCAAACTAGTTTTGGAACTAATACACCTAATGTACATGCACTACAGAATCAATTTGTAACTTCAGATACCTGTTCTGTGCAACTACAAATGATCCCCTCCAATTCTCCAAGAGTTCCTGTAACTTATCAGTGGACCCCAAGACTTAACCCATCTGTATCAGAACGACAGGTTGACTGGGCGCAACAGTATACATCCAGTGGACTGACTTATCCAGATTACAGACCACTTCCAAAGCAATATAGTTACACATCACGAAGCTCTTTGCAAGATCCTTCCCTTCAGAAACAAAACCCTATGCCATCTGCAtcattgcaaattaaaaatagtcaCCCTCCAGATCCTCCACAGACTTTACAGTCAAAGCAGACTGCAACTGTACATTCCTATCGATACGCAGTTCCTCAAACTGACAAAAGGCCTCCTCCTCCTTATGACTGTAGATACGCAAGCCAGCCTTTGCAAAGTACTCAGCATGTTATTAAACAGGCTTCTGTGGAAGTTCCTCAGAGTCAAGAAATGCACTTACCTGAAATGAGGAAAGACTTTTCTAGAAGTTTTCAACAGCATTGGCAAAACCTTAATGAAAATGTCAGCACAGTTGGAAATTCCTGTAACTTGAAAGTAAATAGCAGTGTCATTCAGCCTTTTAATGAACTTGTTAGATCTTCTGTGGATGGTGTTCAGACTCTTGGTCAAAATAATCAAGAGAGGAGAACAGACTCTTGTGATCTAACTTCAAATCAAGTATTGGACACAAGTGTCACAAAAGAAAAGTTAGTGAGGGATATTAAAAcattagtagaaataaaaaagaagttttcGGAACTTGCAAGGAAAATCAAgattaataaaaatcttttgatGGCAGCAGGTTGTATTAAAACAACTGATACCTCTTATAGTGAATTAGCCCCAAATTCTGGATTGTCTCTGAAACAAACTGCCCAAATCCGGTCTGGACCACAGGTAACCCTAGTGACTCCAGAGAATAAACCACCAACAGTAATGGAatctgcaaaagaaacaaatagagcATACAGTACAATGAACTCCAACATTCAGGACCCCAATTGTGGAAATTTTAACCAAGTGAATTCTGTTTTACTAAATTCTGTCTGTTCAGAAAAGTTTCCAATGCCAGACCAGTTACAAGATTTGAAAGTTAGGACTTCTTTAAAGGCATCGGCTGTTGAGATTACTCAGGCAACCTTAAATAACACCCAGATTTCATCAGGAAATGTCAGTGTTGAACTAAATGTGCCAACAAATTCTGAAACAACTTACGTTCCTCAGTCTGCGTCCTTTGAGGAATATGTttcaaaatatccaaataaaaatacGCTAATTCTCAGTTTACTTACATGTAGAGATAAACCTCAGGAGAAGTTGTTTAAAAATGCTAGCGAAACTGTTCAGGGTTCTAAACCCCATAGTTATGAAGTTAATCCAAGTACCCAAATCACTGGTAACCAGCTAAATTTGAAAACAGTGGAAGCTCCAAGTACTTGTAACACAAATGCCAAGATTTTAGATAACTCTTTTTGCCTTGAGCATAAATCCTCAACAAGTGGAATGCCTTCTAAAAGTGACAGTCACTTTTCTATGGAATTGCTAGCAACATGTCTTTCTCTGTGGAAAAAGCAACCTTCAGAACCTACCGAAGAAAAACAGTGTAATGagtcaagaaaaaatagaacagcAGTTGGAGTTTCCAAGCCTGTGGAAACCTGTGATAAGAGTCCATTTTCAGTTGTGGGAAATTCTCAGAATAAGGTGTTAAACAGCTCACAAGAAACAACTTTGTCAATGGTAGTACAGAATTCTGAGTCTTCAGGCACAACCAACACAAAAGGAACAGAACTTCAGGTTGCTGTAGTGTCACCACTAATTCTTTCAGATGTCAAAACCTTGTCTGTCAAAGGAATAACACCTGAAGCTTTATCTGAAACAATGTATCCAGTTATTAAAGAAGGCAGTGTTTGTAGCTTACAGAATCAGTTGGCAGAAAATACAAGTATTACTGCTGCTTTGAAAGCTAATGTTGATGAACCCGTAGCAGGTGCTACAACAGACACCAAGATGTTCTTGCCAATTCAGAAGGAAGAGCAAAATGAGTCAACTAATGCAGCAGACACACCTCATGGCAATCAAGGAAAGCATATCAAATCAGAACCAGATACCCATTATACTGTGAGTGAACAGCAAGCTTCATACAAGCCAAGGAAAAGTGATATTGCTAGCGGTGATATATTACATATTGAGAATATTTGTTCTCTTGTTGAAGGTGATACATCTTATAATTCCCAAATAGCGGAGATATTCAACTTGCCGCCTTTGAAAAGAGTTGAGCCACAGAAATCTTCTCTCCCTAAGCAACAGGTGATTAGTAGTggacaacaaaaagaacataCAGACAATGTCACTGAAAATAAAGACTTTGGTTTTCAaagtgataattttttaaagtgcacagATGTTTCACATAAAATAACTGACCAGGCAGAATCACCTCAACCTCCAGAATCATCTTTGAAGCATGTTAAAGCAAATAGTGGAATTTTAGAGGAAAGTGATTTGGAACATATCACTAAAAAAGAAAGCATGGCTAATGATATGTGTTCATCGGCAGCTATCCAACAGGGCAGTTGCCCTCAGGAAGCTGATGCAGTTTGCAGTTACACTGCCCAAGATCCTACAAGAAATGAGATTCTTAATGATAAGGCATCCATCTTATACCTACATGATCAGCTGtcagaacttttaaaagaatttcccTATGGCATTGAAGCTGTGAACACACATGAAGGTTCTGTGGCCCAACAAATAACAAACCAAATCCCAAAAGGTCAAACTTGTGATAAAACTGGTTGTGACTCCAAAGACTCAACAGACCAAATACAAATTACAATATTAAACTCAGAGCAAATGAAAGAATTATTTCCTGAACATGAAGATCAACTCTGTGAGGTAGACAAGTTGGGAGAACATCAGAAAGAAGAACCTGTAAACAAAGAAGGGGGCCAGTGTGACCCACAAACAGATACAGATGAAAAGAGTCATGATTCTATAACGGATTCAGAGAAAGATGATGTCCGTTGCTGTGCATTGGGATGGCTATCTATGGTTTATGAAGGAGTACCCCAGTGCCCGTGCAATTCCATCAAGAACTCAGcttcagagaaagaaggggaagataAATGTTCTCCTTTGAAGGTCAACAGTTGTAAACAAGGAGAGAAAACTGATAGAAATGCCCCTGTTGAATGTAATAGTCCTCTAAATAACAATCCGGAGATTCCTTTGACTTGTCCAGATACAAAAAATCATCTTCCTGaaatagaagaaagcaaaaatataaataagcccaaaacaaaacatcacaAATCACTGAGGACAGAACAAGAATTATCAGGTCAGTTTTTATCTAAAGGTGATAAAAAACTAGATTCCTTGCAAAgtcacaaaaggaaaggaaaactgaagTTTCATGAGATAACTTTTCATAgcagtaataaaatgacaaaattttctcAAGAGAGCCTGCACCAGAAGCTCATGGCACAAAACTTACGTCCACTAAAACCAAAGGTGGGttttttgacaaataaaaataaagatctgtGTATGAAGAATGGTTCTTTGGTACAGTCAGTAtccccagagaaaataaaattgaaagcagGTGGCTTGAGAcaaaaagttttggaaaaaaGGAAGTTAGATGATGGGGGCATACTTGATTCaaagataaagaggaagaaatatgaTAAACGAGAGCATAATAAAAATATGGGAGATGGTACATTTAAGTTGTGTAATTTTTTGTCACTCGCAAATGAAAGAGCCAGAGTTAAAGAAAAGACAGTATCAAATGCTAAGTCCTCAGGCTCCAAGGATGTTTCATCCAAAATGAGTAGAGTTCTGACACCGAAGGAGTATTTACAAAGGCAGAAGCACAAAGAAGCGATGGGTAGCAACACATCAAAGAAAAGCCACGTGAGAAATGTAACGTGTGATTCTCAGTACATGAAGTCCAGTAAACTTTTCATGCAAGCAGGGAGTTGTGGGAAATCAAATGAGAGACACAATAGTGTACAGGCTTCTAAAGAATCATTAAATACTTCTTTAAGCCATGCTAAAAACCTCAAATTTCACCACTCTGAGGAGtctaaaatgtgtatttcaagGAATGTTAAAGGGATAGTTGGTGGAAAGCAACTTGATAAAATGTGGATTGATAAAACCAGAGTAGACAAAAATTTGAACAGTATAGACAGTGAAGTTGAATTCAGCCAAATGTCTCCCCAATCAAAGGATCAAAGGAAACTATATCTGAACAGAGTTGCATTTAAATGCACGGAACGTGAGAGCATTTGTCTCACAAAATTAGACAGTTCGCCCATGAAGCTTAATAAAGAGAGGAGACCAGAAAATAAACCTCAGAGCTTCTTACCTGTGAAAGATGCCACAGAAAGACCAAACATGCTGGAGTTTAAATTATGTCCAGATGGACTGATTAAGAATACAAATTCTGATGACAACCGGAAGGATCTGCAGCCTTGTCCTAGCAAGGAGCAAGCACCTGTGCAAG tttcaggaataaaaagtacaaaagaagACTGGTTAAGAGGTGTAACTGAGGAGAAAAGGATGCCAGAAGCCAACCAAAAAATAG aTGATAATGTTTTGGCTAATGCAAGACTCTCCAAGAGAAGCTTCAGTGCAGATGGATTTGAAACACTACAAAATCCAGCAAAAGATTCAAAAGCAATGTTTCAAACCTACAAAAAGATGTATAtggaaaagagaagcagaagccTTGGTAGtagtcctttaaaataa